From Triticum urartu cultivar G1812 chromosome 2, Tu2.1, whole genome shotgun sequence, a single genomic window includes:
- the LOC125539512 gene encoding uncharacterized protein LOC125539512, whose product MASSSVLLGASATAALTGTPAGKALPRPCFLAARPRTVSGGRLCLQNAPRATPAYNDAADATDKAIDGVKGVADELKKGVAEAAEAVSGNTEKAAEEAGKGASEVDEKAKDFGEQAKKATEEAWDGAKDAAQGITDKVADAAKKEAN is encoded by the exons ATGGCTTCTTCTTCCGTGCTTCTCGGAGCCTCGGCCACGGCCGCGCTCACCGGCACCCCGGCAGGCAAGGCCCTTCCCCGGCCTTGCTTCCTCGCCGCTCGCCCGCGCACCGTGAGCGGCGGCCGCCTCTGCCTGCAGAACGCTCCAAGGGCGACTCCG GCGTACAACGACGCTGCGGATGCTACCGACAAGGCCATCGACGGCGTGAAGGGGGTGGCCGACGAGTTGAAGAAGGGCGTGGCGGAGGCGGCTGAGGCCGTCTCGGGCAACACCGAGAAGGCCGCGGAGGAAGCCGGCAAAGGCGCGAGCGAGGTGGACGAGAAGGCCAAGGACTTCGGCGAGCAGGCGAAGAAGGCGACGGAGGAGGCGTGGGACGGCGCCAAGGACGCCGCACAGGGCATCACGGACAAGGTCGCGGACGCGGCCAAAAAGGAAGCTAACTAA
- the LOC125533917 gene encoding late embryogenesis abundant protein 19-like translates to MSRLMAAVLLGGARVASATALTGNTAVKAIPRPCFLAPRPHAASWSPICMQTAPRSSQACNNAPDDRREIKDKYRGAAEQAKDATGHAKESAKDHASRMTDETKDRAGDAAEKASRMTEKAKHETKETASQAADKAGEMKEKAKETAEEAAEKASRMTEKAKHETKETASQAAHKAGEMKERAKETTGQAMDKAKETAGAAKEKTAEVAEGAMDKAGEAKDRAAEGTRSAGEKVAEMTKEGASKVAETAQALSEKAKQAAQGAWEATKEAAQGVKEKVGTESTAEEHSTWDDVEAATKERDRIAQEERKRQAREKGAGLP, encoded by the exons ATGTCCAGGTTGATGGCCGCCGTGCTTCTCGGAGGCGCGCGGGTCGCCAGCGCCACGGCGCTCACCGGCAACACTGCCGTGAAGGCCATTCCCAGGCCCTGCTTCCTCGCTCCCCGGCCGCATGCCGCGAGCTGGAGCCCCATCTGCATGCAGACCGCCCCGAGATCGTCGCAG GCGTGTAACAACGCGCCGGACGACCGGAGGGAGATTAAGGACAAGTACAGGGGCGCGGCGGAGCAGGCCAAGGATGCCACCGGCCATGCCAAGGAGAGCGCGAAGGACCACGCGTCGCGCATGACCGACGAGACCAAGGACAGGGCCGGGGACGCCGCCGAGAAGGCCTCCCGCATGACGGAGAAGGCGAAGCACGAGACCAAAGAGACGGCAAGCCAGGCCGCGGACAAGGCGGGAGAGATGAAGGAGAAGGCCAAGGAGACGGCGGAGGAAGCCGCGGAGAAGGCCTCCCGCATGACGGAGAAGGCCAAGCACGAGACGAAGGAGACGGCAAGCCAGGCCGCGCACAAGGCGGGGGAGATGAAGGAGAGGGCCAAGGAGACGACGGGGCAGGCGATGGACAAGGCCAAGGAGACGGCGGGCGCGGCCAAGGAGAAGACGGCGGAGGTGGCGGAGGGCGCCATGGACAAGGCCGGCGAGGCCAAGGACAGGGCCGCGGAGGGCACCAGGAGCGCCGGGGAGAAGGTGGCGGAGATGACCAAGGAGGGCGCGAGCAAGGTGGCCGAGACGGCGCAGGCGCTCAGCGAGAAGGCGAAGCAGGCGGCGCAGGGCGCCTGGGAAGCCACAAAGGAGGCCGCGCAAGGGGTGAAGGAGAAGGTCGGTACAGAGAGCACGGCGGAGGAGCACTCGACGTGGGACGACGTCGAGGCCGCCACCAAGGAGAGGGACAGGATCGCGCAGGAGGAGCGGAAGAGGCAGGCCAGGGAGAAGGGCGCCGGCTTGCCGTAG